AGTCCATAAAATGATGCGACTAACCAACGGCAAACCGTTATTTCATAACATTTCACAACAAAACATGTTAAGCCAAAAGACTAAAAAGAATAATATTAGAAGGCGCCGTCCAAAAACAGCTTTGGTTTAGGCATTAACTTACCTGAAATGGTCCTCGACTGCGAAAAGACGTGATTACCTGTCGACGACAGCTGATGTTCAACTTGAAATGTCCCCCTCGTCCAATAGTGTTCTCTGCCTGTCACTGCGTACCGCTCCCTCCCCCATTGGGTGGTTCAGGTTAGGGCCGAGGTTTGGGCAGGTCAAGGTGGAGGGTGGGGGGAGGGACACATTTTGGCGAGGAATCAGACTTCTGCACAACACCTAACGATAAACGTTACACAACAATGTTGTATACAAGTGACCAACAGGGGGCGGTGTTTACGTGTAAAGGTTTTCCGTGATACATTTGCTAAAAAATAAGACACTGAACATTTATGGCaattcaaatacattttaatccaacttggtgtttgtttgtttgtttgtttgcttctttgtttgtttgtttgtttgtttgtttgtttgtttgaagtgACTGCAGCAGTGCAATAACTGTCTGTGCAGTTACCGTACATaacagttttgtgtttgttttttgcttaaACGTCGATGTCGACACGATTAAAAGTCGCCACGtacattatttttatagtctatGTTAAAAGTTGCCATAGGATTTCAGTTGGTTCTTTTATTCTGAAGAATTTTAACCGGAAGTCTTCTTGGTTCACATCGGAGGCAGAAGTAATGGACGAGTATCAGACAGAAGAGGAGGTGGGTTTTATGCTTTAAACTAGTTATTGCGTGTATTTGTATCACTTAGAAACAACGCTCAGATATAACCACAAAACGATATCTTGTTTCTACGGTTTACTTTGTACCTGACACGTAATCGTTTGGCCAGAAAGTACGTTTAAAGACGAACAGACATGTCGGCTGGCTAGCTTAAACTAAACTGTTTTTTATCTTTCACCAAACAGACTGCATTCGTCGTCGATGAAGTGAGCAAAATTATAAAAGAGGTGAGCAAAATGACATGATGCCTGTCTCTTTATCCCCAGAGTTTACTTAAATTTAAGATTGAATCGACTAATTGCTACCGCTAGCTTGGAGCTTAGTGTTTAGCGACCCGTTTGTTGCTAAGGACACCAATGGTTGCTAGGCAACGTTCATATCTATAACGTCCCTAGAATACAGAAGATTTATTGTAACACCTATACAGTACAATTTTTGTGCAATATTTAGCTGATTAAGTTGTATTGTATGATGTGGATTTCATATCATTCTAAGGTTATTAAAAGGTGTTGCACTCTGTGTGATGATCAGCTCTTAACACCACTTTCCTGAAACTGTCTGTGTAGGCAGTAGAAGCAACTATAGGAGGAAATGCCTACCAGCACAGCAGAGTGAACCAGTGGACCACCAGTGTGGTGGAGCAGTGCCTCAGTCATCTCAGCAAGCTGGGGAAGCCTTTTAAATATATTGGTATGTGCCCTGCTGCAGTGTAACAATAATATTCTGATGGTTCCTAGGTTCTGAAGATGGTATTAACAgatagtttgtgtttttctacaGTAACCTGTATCATCATGCAGAAAAATGGGGCAGGTCTGCAAACAGCCAGCACATGCTTCTGGGATAACTCCACTGATGGTAAAGTAGTAATGTTGTGTATGTACAATATTAGACTGTCAGCAACTATCAGTGTGCTTTTGATTCCTCAGCTTTCAGACACTGGTGGTCAAtgactttaaatgttaaataaagaaGTGCCACTGTCACTAAATGTATCGTGTATTACACCCAACAGGAAGCTGTTCTGTGAGATGGGAGAACAAGTCCATGTACTGTATCGTCAGTGTTTTTGGGCTGGCCATCTGAACCAACTACAGTGTACCTAGAATGTTTGAAATGTATTGGattttgtgtgttattgagAACCTGAGTGTTGTATTTGGTCACATTGACTGTATGTTAATACACTTTTCTGCTTTTATACTAAGTgctattaaataaaaacatactatCCTGGATATACTTTGCTTTATTTACATGAGACATGACAAGAGTGCTACATGTACAGCTTTTATCTCATTAAGTAATACAAATTACTAAGAACTTCCAACATATCAGGACCCACAACAACCTCATATAACCACCGTAAACCATCGGGAACTACATTCACTCTGAAAGAATCAAAAATGTACATTAATCTCAAAGCATTTACAAATGAAAGAATCAAAAATGTACATTAATCTCAAAGCATTTACAAATTTGAGACCGCAGCCCAGTAATAAGAAATGTAAAGACAAGGCACCATCTTGATTAGAATACGTTAGGATATTATTTGTAAGgaatggaaacacatttgtttggctgtttttgtccataactccAGGTTTATAAGACAAAGGAAAAGGCAGCAGATCTCACATTGTAGGCAAGGTATGGAAAGttatgtgaggaaaaaaaaacaactacttaAAATAATACGCTCTACATAAGTCAAAATATATTTGGCCAATGGTATAATTACTGTATGTGCAGGGAGAAAGAATGTGACAAATCAGTAGTCCATTTACATTAAGTTGTGTAAAATCATTTCTCAaaatccattcatccatgtAGTCAGATAATACACTATCAAACATCGTCACTTACCagtgaaataaattaaactcTTAAACAAGTTCAATTACAAAGCTGCTCTTGTTACGTTATCATGGTTAAAGAAACAGACTTAAATCAAATGAAGAGGTTTGGTATTTTGTGATACCTGAGTAAGGCATATTCTTGAGTTCAGAACAAGCTCTGACAACCAAGAAGATCAGGTAGAGGACATAGAGGGCAACTACAATCAGGAGGAAGATTTTCATGCCCTGGAGAAATAACATGGGACTTAATTAAACTGCTGGGCAAATGAAGACACAAATGCACTGAATATGACAAGAATATCAAACCACCTTTGACCCAATCTGTACCATTAAAGGTAAACAGTCTCACCTCAAAGTTTTCTATGTCCACTTTATACAAATAAGTAGGGTCTTGGATTTCATTAACCCTGCAAATTCAGAGAAGAAGAGTTGATCTTTTCAGTCCTGTTGTAATTTGCAGTTTGATTCAGGCTGCTAGCACCCAGTGGGGTCAGacttatttcttttcttttttttaaataaactttattaactTTCAATTACAAGTACAAACATCAGAATTACCAACATATAAATTAGATATAAGACAACAATACAAACCAAAATGAGAGACACATaatgagagaaaatgagaaatgtCCTTCAGTCAGTGTCACATATCCAAAATGTGCCAGAGGAGGCGCTGAGATCTGTCCATTGTTTTCCTCCTCCAGAGGTCTGTGAGTATGTGCTTAACGACCAGGTCGCTGTCTATCACGGTCTGATGTATAATCATGGCACATCTTGTTTTCCATAGCTTGGCACATACAACACTGCCGATTATTTGAAACAGTTCTTTGTGATTTGGGGGCATCTGTTATACAATCTGTTATGTATGGACTCTTTGATCACAAAGAGTCCATACATAACAAATTTATAACACAAATTGAAATTCATGCCCAGACCTTTTAAAATGCTACACATCTCTTGTGCTCTATAACAGTTTATTAACAGGTGTTCTTGGGTTTCAGGCTCGGAACAGTTGATCATTGGACATTCTTTGGTGGTGATATAACAACTCCATGATACAACTGCTCTCACTGGGAGTCTGCCCACTGACATCAGCCATCTGAGGTCTCTGATGCTCTCTggaatggttttattttttaatatatttattacttCATTGCTATAATTATcagatatgtatttatattttattagcccccccatatttaaaattattaattgtattaaaaatgtgtttgctggATGAACTACACCAATTAATATTCAAATTTTGGTGTTCTATTAGATAATCAGCATATATTAATTTATAATTCGACCCAGATctggctctccctctccttttactCCACAAAGATTTATTACCTATCCAGTGAGCATTTCTGAGGAAGGCAGCtgatacatttttaacaaaagcAACCATTAATGCAATGCCCAGGTCTACGGCCCCCAACCCCCCATATTCCTTACCTTTATACATTAGTTCTCTTTTAGTTACCTCTCTGGTGGTACCCCACACTAAATTAGCACactgtttgtttaatttcattatcattttatccGAAGGAGGAAAGATGTTAGCCAGAAAGAAGAGTTTGGACAGGATGGTTTTGATGATGTTGACTCTAGTTTTATATTATACTTTTTTACTTCTTTGAATTCAGTCAGTTTTTTCTCCCAGTTTCTTTCACTACAATCTTTACTACAGAATGTCAAACCCCAAATTGTTATTTCTTGATCAACTTGAACATTAACGTTAGGTTTGTTCCTCTCATCTCCAATCCAAACTCCCTGTTTTAATATGATTTAACTTAGCACCAGATGCTAGTTCATACAGATTTAAATGATTCGTCAACACatccatttcttttttctttttctttttataataacagtgacatcatcagcgtAGGCAATTGCTGTAAACTTGGGCAGATGGCCACCACATGTACCAGAGATTAAACTCTCAGAGTTGATTATTCTAATTAAATGGCTTATGGCCAAAATGTATAAGGCAGCACTAAGAGGGCAGCCCTGTTTGACCCCTCTCTCGACCTCAAAGGGCTCAGTTAAAACAccatttacatttacacagaCACTTCACTTCACATAGAGACATTTAACTACATGAATAAAGGCATCAGGGAAACCATAAGTTTTCATTACAGCCCAGAGATGATCTCTGGAAATGTAATCAAAAGCTTTCTTTTGATCCAGACCTATAATAATAAATCCTTTGTCAGGTTTATACACAGTTTCTCTAAGAATACTCAGACTATCCCACATAAGTCATCCTTTATTTGCACGGGTTTGTTCTTTatctatatttttttctaacatATTGTGTAATCTACTTATAATTATTTTAGCAAGTATCTTATCATCTGTATTCATAATAGTTATGTCTATAGTTATCCAAGTCAGTGTCATCACCTTTTTTatacaacaaacaataaaacacctTGATAAAATGAGTCCGCAGTCCATACAGCCGCTGTTTAAACCTTCATTAAACACCACAGTAAGAAGGTCAATTACATCATCTATATACAACTGCTAAAACTCAGTGGACAGTCTTGTCTGGACCAGGACTTTTACCAGAGTTTAACTGTTGGACTGCATTCACCACGTCATCTTTTCTGATATTACCAATAAGATCAGTGAAGGTCAGCGAGCTGTATAAAGGGACATGTTTTGACAGAATATTAACACAGTCAGCAtctatatctattttttttaaatgcatcagCACAAAGGTCTCTGATCACTTCTCTTTTCTACCTTTCACCATGGACAGTATcaccaaaattattttttatagatttaataGCTGTACTTTGTGATTTAAATAAGTCATTGTTATGTTTATCTAGTTGCAATTTAATATCTGACAGTGTCTTCCTTAATAGATCTTTCCTTCTTCTGTTTAAGACTAATATATTTCTTCATTAATGTAtcataatttatatttttaactacatttatttgtctaCATTTGTATTTAAAGAAATCTTTTATTCtatgttttaatatttcccATAATTTATATCAGATTTGGTTAGAGTTTTTAGTTGTATTGTTGTTTCAGTTCTATTAATAAATCTGTATGTTTTAAACACTGAGTATTTAGTTTCCAGAAACCTCTGTTAGTGGAGGTTCCACATGACTGATAGGTTTTCACTACGAAGTGATCAGAGAAGTCATTAAAAACAGTTGAATAATGAGTTTTAAAATGTGAAGACACATAAATTCTATCTATTCGAGTTTTGGTTTTAGTGTCAAACCTTGTAAAATAAAGTCCAGAAGGATGAACAGCTCTACATACATCTATCAACTTAGCTTCATTACAGATTTCTAAGAGTTTACCTTCTGGGCTCAGTTTAAATGCTGTTGTGCTGCACCTGTCATTTTCATCCGTTACTGTATTAAAATCTCCACATAAAATAATTCTATATCCAACCAATATCAATTCTCTAAGTCTTTTAAATAACTGGACTTTCTTACAAGCATCTGGCGCAGTATACAGGTTAGTAGTAGTATATTTTTCACCGATAATAACAATCCAGCATCAGTAGTCTTCCCTGAGATAATATCTCTTCTTCTAATTATGTTAAcatcatgatttctgaaaaataTACCAACACCATCAGCTTTACTTTCACCTACAGATATTACACATTTCTCTTTTTGCCACAATTTACtaacatcatcaacatcattGTTCGTATTCAGTCTCAGTTCTTGAGTACATAAGATGTCAAAGTCAGTATTAAGTAGATATTCAATTTTGTCCTTTCTTAATGACATCGTCTGAATACCACGAGCATTCCAGGTGGCATCTTTAAGAAAATTCATGGTAAGAGTTGATGTCAGTCCTAAGATGTAGGCTTGTCATCAAGCAGGAATGTGCAGACCTTAAGCCCGTCAGGCTGTAGGACCAAGTGCTGGTGACGGGGCTGTTGTGGTTGGTctgctggctggctgcaggGCTGCTGATGTTGATGTTGAAGGGCTTTCTTAGAGTTGCGCTGCTTGGTGGTGGACTCTCTGGAGCGCTGCTGCTGAGCAGTAGACTGAGGGCGGGGCTGCTGCTGACGGTGTGCCGGCTGACTactgggctgctgctgctgctggacaaGTGGAATGTCGGGCTGCTCAGCGATTGGCTGGAGGGTCCGCTGCTGCTCGTCTGACAACAGGCCGGGCAGCCACTGCAGTGTTGGCAATAGACCTGGCTGCTTTGGTGCTCTTGCTTTATTAGTATAGCAGTTTGAGCAGGCGAAAAAGGTGTGACCTGTTCCTCTGCACAGGCTGCACAAGCCTTCTGCTGTACAGTCTTTGGCCTTGTGAAGCAGCTGGATGATTGTCTCGGGTAGATGATGCGACTGTTGTACGGTCCCAGAGAGATGGAACTTGGTATTTCAATATTTTGTTTGGTTCTGTCTTTGTGCATCTTGACCTTGTACTTTCTGACTCCGTACCAGATGCCAAACCTATCCAGTGATTTAGTGCAATGTAGAATAGTGCAGTAAGCAGAGGTCTATGTCGTGGTGAAACAGCTGCCACCAATGATAGTTCTGGGTAACAACAGGGGCTACATTCACTACCAGGGCCTGCCTAAGCTCTGCCGCAAATGTGGTGAATATGGGCACCTGGCAGAAGCGTGCAAGCAAATCATTTGTGGTAAATGTAGAGAAAATGGACACGCTTTTGAGGAATGTACCAATGGCGGAAAATACAATCTCTGTGGGGAAACCAACCACCTCTTCAGAGACTGCCCCATGTCTTTTGCCAACAAAATGAAAGCAGTGAAGCAACCAAAAAATGCACAGAATGGTAGACAAAATGATGAGTTTACAGAGCTATTTGAAGAGGCTGGGCTGTAAAATTCAAATCTCCCGCCAAATCCTGTGATTGGAGAACAGGGATCAGGTGAAGTGGGAGAAAAGGAGGGGCCTGCAATCGCCCCACCAGTGAAAAGTGTGGAAGAGGTTGGGGTGATGCAGGCAGAGGGCGGAGCTAGCACAGACCATAAAATTGATAGTGAGGATGCTACCCTCCCCAATGCCCAGCAGGCCAAGAGGCCTATATCAGAATTGTCCTCTGACTCACCTGTGGTTTCAGAGAAGAAGGGAAAAGCT
The sequence above is drawn from the Epinephelus moara isolate mb chromosome 12, YSFRI_EMoa_1.0, whole genome shotgun sequence genome and encodes:
- the LOC126398386 gene encoding dynein light chain Tctex-type 1, with protein sequence MDEYQTEEETAFVVDEVSKIIKEAVEATIGGNAYQHSRVNQWTTSVVEQCLSHLSKLGKPFKYIVTCIIMQKNGAGLQTASTCFWDNSTDGSCSVRWENKSMYCIVSVFGLAI